From the genome of Methylocystis bryophila, one region includes:
- the gltX gene encoding glutamate--tRNA ligase — MSPEVITRFAPSPTGFLHIGSARTALFNWLYARKHGGKMLLRIEDTDRERSTQAAIEAILDGMRWLGLDWDGDAIYQFARAPRHREVAEELLAKGKAYRCFATAAELEEMREKARAEGRPPRYDGRWRDRDPSEAPAGASSVVRLKAPREGETIVGDAVQGRVAFPNKDLDDFVLLRSDGTPTYMLAVVVDDHDMGVTQIIRGDDHFTNAARQTHIYQAMGWDIPAFAHIPLIHGADGAKLSKRHGALGVDAYRALGYLPIALRNYLARLGWSQGDKEFFTPDELIQAFDIAQVHRSPARFDFVKLENMNGHFMRAMADEELLLALIDTLPYLKGGPEALTKLDERKRAQLLAAMSGLKARAKTLNELLDGAAFLFAERPLAPDEKAKSLLTEQGKARLAALAKRLAALPEWSAATSEAAVRETANELSLKLGDLAQPLRAALTGRGVSPPIFEVMEILGREESLARIADQAKG, encoded by the coding sequence ATGTCCCCTGAAGTCATCACGCGTTTTGCGCCCTCGCCCACGGGTTTCCTGCATATTGGCTCCGCGCGCACGGCGCTCTTCAATTGGCTTTATGCGCGCAAGCATGGCGGCAAGATGCTGCTGCGCATCGAAGACACGGATCGCGAGCGCTCGACGCAGGCGGCCATCGAGGCGATCCTCGACGGCATGCGCTGGCTCGGGCTCGATTGGGACGGCGACGCAATCTACCAATTTGCGCGCGCGCCGCGCCATCGCGAGGTCGCGGAGGAGCTGCTGGCCAAAGGCAAGGCCTATCGTTGCTTTGCGACGGCCGCGGAGCTCGAGGAGATGCGCGAGAAAGCCCGCGCCGAAGGCCGGCCGCCGCGCTACGACGGGCGCTGGCGCGACCGTGATCCTTCTGAGGCGCCCGCAGGCGCGAGCTCGGTCGTTCGCCTCAAGGCCCCGCGCGAGGGCGAGACGATCGTCGGGGACGCGGTTCAGGGCCGCGTCGCCTTCCCCAACAAGGACCTCGACGATTTCGTGCTGCTGCGCTCCGACGGCACGCCGACCTATATGCTCGCCGTCGTCGTCGACGACCACGACATGGGCGTGACCCAGATCATCCGCGGCGACGACCATTTCACCAACGCCGCGCGACAAACGCACATCTACCAGGCGATGGGCTGGGACATTCCGGCCTTCGCGCATATTCCGCTGATCCACGGCGCCGACGGTGCGAAGCTCTCGAAGCGTCACGGCGCGCTCGGCGTCGACGCCTACCGCGCCCTGGGCTATCTGCCGATCGCGCTTCGCAATTATCTTGCGCGGCTCGGCTGGAGCCAGGGCGACAAGGAGTTCTTCACGCCCGACGAGCTGATTCAGGCTTTCGACATCGCCCAGGTGCATCGTTCGCCGGCGCGCTTCGACTTCGTCAAGCTCGAGAATATGAACGGGCACTTCATGCGGGCGATGGCGGATGAGGAGCTTCTGCTCGCCTTGATCGACACGCTACCCTATCTCAAAGGCGGACCCGAAGCGCTCACCAAGCTCGACGAGCGCAAGCGCGCGCAACTCTTGGCGGCGATGTCGGGCCTGAAGGCGCGCGCGAAAACCTTGAACGAGCTTTTGGACGGCGCAGCTTTCTTGTTCGCCGAACGTCCGCTGGCGCCGGACGAGAAGGCCAAGTCGCTGCTCACGGAACAGGGAAAGGCGCGGCTTGCCGCGCTCGCGAAGAGATTGGCGGCCCTTCCCGAATGGAGCGCCGCCACGTCGGAGGCCGCCGTGCGCGAGACGGCGAACGAGCTTTCGCTGAAGCTCGGGGATCTCGCCCAGCCCTTGCGCGCCGCGCTGACGGGCCGAGGCGTGTCGCCGCCGATCTTCGAGGTGATGGAGATTTTGGGCCGCGAGGAAAGTCTCGCGCGGATCGCCGACCAGGCGAAAGGGTGA
- a CDS encoding AI-2E family transporter: MAFPWSPLVQVNGALLNTAAAALLLLIFLVFCNLGQAVVEPVVLGFFLIEVTWPLYRFLKRKIAGWFATVITISVTIVSVLALFAIIAWGGSQVAVWLRDNFDSIQTTLVNSTAWLEEHDIFILAMVTDHFNAASLVAFFRTVALRLNTMAAFAALVFLYVVMGLAETEVVQENIARLEDPDLARRLLAAGRGIGEKFRSYLLVRTVASIATGLAIWGFVASMRLDLAGAWGVLAFALNFLPYIGSVLVTLLLPLFALAQADSPATAVYVLLGVSIIQFAIGSVLEPVFSGSALSISPPVVIFSVVLWTFLWGALGAFLGVPVTIAMLTLLEQFPSARWLSDLLAGGPGVSRKNRQLVG; this comes from the coding sequence ATGGCTTTCCCTTGGAGTCCGCTCGTGCAGGTAAACGGGGCTCTGCTCAACACCGCGGCCGCCGCGCTTCTCCTTCTCATCTTTCTCGTCTTCTGCAATCTCGGACAGGCGGTGGTCGAGCCTGTCGTGCTCGGCTTCTTTCTGATCGAAGTCACCTGGCCGCTCTATCGCTTTCTGAAGAGAAAAATCGCCGGATGGTTCGCGACCGTGATCACGATCAGCGTGACGATCGTTTCCGTGCTCGCGCTTTTTGCGATCATCGCCTGGGGCGGCAGCCAAGTCGCCGTCTGGCTCCGCGATAATTTCGACAGCATCCAGACCACGCTCGTGAATTCGACCGCCTGGCTCGAGGAGCATGACATCTTCATCCTCGCGATGGTCACCGACCACTTCAACGCGGCCTCGCTCGTCGCGTTCTTCAGGACCGTCGCCCTACGGTTGAACACGATGGCGGCCTTCGCAGCGCTTGTTTTCCTCTATGTCGTGATGGGGCTCGCGGAGACCGAGGTCGTTCAAGAGAACATCGCGCGGCTCGAGGATCCCGATCTCGCGCGGCGACTGCTCGCCGCCGGACGCGGCATCGGCGAGAAATTCCGCTCCTATCTGCTCGTGCGGACCGTCGCGAGCATCGCCACCGGGCTCGCGATCTGGGGCTTCGTCGCCTCTATGCGGCTCGATCTGGCCGGCGCCTGGGGCGTGCTGGCCTTCGCGCTCAACTTCCTGCCCTATATCGGCTCGGTCCTCGTCACGCTCCTCTTGCCCCTCTTCGCGCTGGCGCAAGCCGACTCGCCGGCGACGGCCGTTTATGTCCTCCTGGGCGTCTCGATCATTCAATTCGCGATCGGCAGCGTGCTCGAGCCGGTCTTTTCAGGCTCGGCGCTGTCGATTTCTCCGCCGGTGGTCATCTTCTCGGTGGTCTTGTGGACTTTCCTTTGGGGCGCGCTCGGCGCCTTCCTCGGCGTCCCCGTTACAATCGCGATGCTCACGCTGCTCGAGCAATTTCCTTCGGCGCGCTGGCTGTCAGACCTGCTCGCGGGAGGGCCCGGCGTCTCGAGGAAGAATCGCCAGCTCGTGGGCTGA
- a CDS encoding citrate synthase — protein sequence MSDEKGSLGLGGKTIELPVMQGSMGPEVLDIRSLYGETGMFTFDPGFTSTASCESKITFIDGDAGVLLYRGYPIEQLAEHGDFLETCYLLLYGELPTPAQKADFDYRITRHTMVHEQMARFFQGFRRDAHPMAVMVASVGALSAFYHDSTNIADPTQRMIASTRMIAKIPTLAAMAYKYSIGHPFVYPKNDLDYASNFLRMTFAVPCEDYKVNQIVSRALDRIFILHADHEQNASTSTVRLAGSSGANPFACIAAGIASLWGPAHGGANEAVLKMLEEIGTVDRIPHFIARAKDKNDPFRLMGFGHRVYKNYDPRAKLMQQTTREVLRELGLKDPLLEVALELERIALHDDYFIEKKLYPNIDFYSGITLKAMGFPTTTFTVLFAIARTVGWIAQWKEMIEDPGSKIGRPRQLYTGATRRDYTPINKRS from the coding sequence ATGAGCGACGAAAAGGGTTCTCTCGGGCTCGGTGGAAAAACTATCGAGTTGCCGGTCATGCAGGGCTCGATGGGTCCGGAGGTTCTCGACATCCGCTCGCTCTACGGCGAGACCGGGATGTTCACCTTCGATCCCGGCTTCACCTCCACCGCGAGCTGCGAATCGAAGATCACCTTCATCGACGGCGACGCCGGCGTTCTGCTCTATCGCGGCTATCCCATCGAGCAGCTCGCCGAGCACGGCGACTTCCTCGAGACTTGCTATCTCTTGCTCTATGGCGAGCTGCCGACTCCCGCTCAGAAAGCGGATTTCGACTATCGCATCACGCGCCATACGATGGTGCATGAGCAGATGGCGCGGTTTTTCCAGGGTTTCCGCCGCGATGCGCACCCCATGGCGGTCATGGTGGCGTCTGTCGGCGCGCTCTCGGCCTTCTATCACGACTCGACCAACATCGCTGACCCCACCCAGCGCATGATCGCCTCGACGCGGATGATCGCCAAGATCCCGACGCTCGCCGCGATGGCCTACAAATATTCAATCGGCCATCCCTTCGTTTATCCCAAGAACGACCTTGACTACGCATCGAATTTTTTACGGATGACATTTGCGGTGCCTTGCGAGGACTATAAAGTCAATCAGATCGTCTCGCGCGCGCTCGACCGCATCTTTATTCTGCACGCCGATCACGAGCAGAACGCATCGACCTCGACGGTCCGCCTCGCGGGCTCATCGGGCGCCAATCCCTTCGCCTGCATCGCCGCCGGCATCGCCTCTCTCTGGGGCCCGGCGCACGGCGGCGCGAATGAAGCGGTGCTGAAGATGCTCGAAGAAATCGGCACCGTCGATCGCATCCCGCATTTCATCGCACGCGCCAAGGATAAGAACGACCCGTTCCGCCTGATGGGCTTCGGCCATCGCGTTTACAAGAACTACGATCCGCGCGCGAAGCTGATGCAGCAGACGACGCGCGAGGTTTTGAGGGAGCTCGGGCTCAAGGACCCGCTGCTGGAAGTTGCGCTCGAGCTCGAGCGCATCGCGCTGCACGACGATTATTTCATCGAGAAAAAGCTCTATCCCAACATCGACTTCTATTCGGGCATCACGCTCAAGGCGATGGGCTTCCCGACAACAACCTTCACGGTGCTCTTCGCCATCGCCCGCACCGTCGGCTGGATCGCGCAATGGAAGGAGATGATCGAGGATCCCGGATCCAAGATCGGCCGTCCGCGCCAGCTCTATACCGGGGCGACGCGCCGCGACTATACGCCGATCAACAAGCGCTCCTGA